A stretch of Edaphobacter lichenicola DNA encodes these proteins:
- the rho gene encoding transcription termination factor Rho encodes MTISELKEHNIAELGKLARGLDIAGTSGLRKQDLIFKILQAQSEKEGHIFAEGVLEILPDGYGFLRSPDYNYLPGPDDIYVSPSQIRKFDLKTGDTISGNVRPPHEGEKYFALVKIEAINFESPEETRNKILFDNLTPLYAQERVKMETVREHISGRVMDLLTPVGKGQRGLIVAPPRTGKTMLLQSIANSITANHPEVVLIVLLIDERPEEVTDMQRSVKGEVISSTFDEPAARHVQVAEMVIEKAKRLVEHKRDVVILLDSITRLARAYNTIVPPSGKVLSGGVDSNALQRPKRFFGAARNIEEGGSLTIIATALVDTGSRMDEVIFEEFKGTGNMEVILDRKLVDKRVFPAIDIQRSGTRKEELLIPKEDLQRTWILRKVLNPLSPVEAMELLTDKLAKTRNNQEFLHNMSSI; translated from the coding sequence ATGACTATTTCCGAGTTAAAAGAACACAATATCGCGGAGCTGGGTAAACTGGCACGCGGTCTCGACATCGCCGGAACCAGCGGTCTCCGCAAGCAAGACCTCATCTTCAAGATTCTGCAGGCGCAGAGCGAAAAAGAGGGCCATATCTTTGCGGAAGGCGTGCTTGAAATCCTGCCCGATGGTTACGGCTTCCTCCGCTCTCCTGATTACAACTACCTGCCTGGTCCTGACGACATCTACGTTTCTCCCTCGCAGATTCGCAAGTTTGACCTAAAGACAGGGGACACGATCAGCGGCAATGTCCGTCCGCCGCACGAGGGTGAGAAGTACTTCGCTCTCGTCAAGATCGAGGCGATCAACTTCGAGTCGCCGGAAGAGACGCGAAATAAGATTCTGTTCGACAACCTCACGCCTTTGTACGCCCAGGAGCGGGTGAAGATGGAGACGGTTCGCGAGCATATCTCGGGCCGCGTGATGGATCTGTTGACGCCGGTGGGCAAGGGGCAGCGCGGGTTGATTGTGGCTCCGCCACGTACTGGTAAGACGATGTTGCTGCAGTCGATTGCGAACAGCATTACGGCCAATCATCCGGAGGTGGTGCTGATCGTGTTGCTGATTGATGAGCGGCCGGAAGAAGTGACCGATATGCAGCGTTCGGTGAAGGGCGAGGTGATCTCTTCGACCTTCGATGAGCCGGCGGCGCGACACGTACAGGTTGCCGAGATGGTGATCGAGAAGGCTAAGCGGCTGGTGGAGCACAAGCGCGATGTGGTGATCCTGCTGGACTCGATTACTCGTCTGGCGCGTGCTTACAACACGATCGTTCCGCCTTCGGGCAAGGTGCTCTCAGGCGGTGTGGACTCGAATGCGCTGCAGAGGCCGAAGCGCTTCTTCGGTGCGGCTCGCAACATCGAGGAGGGCGGTTCGCTGACGATCATTGCGACTGCGCTCGTTGATACGGGCTCGCGCATGGATGAGGTGATCTTCGAGGAGTTCAAGGGAACCGGCAACATGGAAGTGATTCTGGATCGCAAGCTGGTGGATAAGCGTGTGTTTCCGGCGATCGACATTCAGCGTTCCGGGACGCGTAAGGAAGAGCTGCTGATACCGAAGGAGGATCTGCAGCGAACCTGGATTCTGCGGAAGGTGCTCAATCCGCTGTCGCCTGTTGAAGCGATGGAGCTACTGACCGATAAGCTGGCGAAGACCCGGAATAATCAGGAGTTTCTACACAACATGAGCTCGATCTAA
- the ribD gene encoding bifunctional diaminohydroxyphosphoribosylaminopyrimidine deaminase/5-amino-6-(5-phosphoribosylamino)uracil reductase RibD, translating to MELSATTRAALDEALMQRALKLAAESIGLASPNPQVGCILTRTPVGGGAPMVIGEGAHLYANRDHAEIVALKQAAQRGFSTTGATAYVTLEPCSHHGRTGPCADALIAAGISRCVVATQDPNPQVSGQGLAKLRAAGIEVVVGLLQQQARDLNDAFAHFIQHRTPFVTLKAALSVDGKLAPPPASRFPNQPHWLTGPAARYEVQLLRHAADAVLTGIGTVLADDPQLTDRSGLFGPNKLPRRRPLLRVILDTHLRIPLSSQLVRSVDDGHTSGYPDLLILCGKTAPETKISALTNLGAHVETIPGHNGHLSLPSVLSTLAERNILSLLLECGSHLNGAFLQQNLVDKAVLLYAETELGDQAIPFAQGIGSPYLFEESLHRITRANYGTDACVTGYLHDPWPILQPRP from the coding sequence ATGGAACTATCCGCAACAACTCGCGCCGCACTGGATGAAGCCTTGATGCAGCGAGCCCTCAAGCTCGCCGCCGAGTCCATCGGTCTGGCCTCGCCCAACCCGCAGGTAGGCTGCATCCTCACCCGGACGCCAGTCGGCGGAGGCGCCCCTATGGTCATCGGCGAAGGCGCCCACCTCTACGCCAACCGCGACCACGCCGAGATCGTAGCCCTCAAACAAGCCGCCCAGCGCGGCTTCTCCACCACCGGAGCCACCGCCTACGTCACCCTCGAACCCTGCAGCCACCACGGCCGCACCGGCCCCTGCGCCGATGCCCTCATCGCCGCCGGCATCAGTCGCTGCGTCGTCGCCACCCAGGACCCCAACCCCCAGGTCAGCGGTCAGGGACTAGCCAAACTCCGCGCCGCAGGCATCGAGGTCGTCGTCGGACTCCTCCAGCAGCAGGCCCGCGACCTCAACGACGCCTTCGCCCACTTCATCCAGCACCGCACCCCCTTCGTCACCCTCAAGGCCGCGCTCTCGGTCGACGGCAAGCTCGCACCCCCGCCAGCCTCCCGCTTCCCCAACCAGCCCCACTGGCTCACCGGCCCCGCCGCCCGCTACGAGGTCCAACTCCTCCGCCACGCCGCCGACGCAGTCCTCACCGGCATAGGCACTGTCCTCGCCGACGATCCACAACTAACCGACCGCAGTGGCCTCTTCGGACCCAATAAGCTGCCCCGCCGCCGCCCACTCCTCCGCGTCATCCTTGACACACACCTGCGAATCCCGCTCTCCTCGCAGCTGGTCCGCTCTGTCGACGACGGCCACACCTCCGGCTACCCCGATCTGCTCATCCTCTGCGGCAAAACAGCTCCCGAGACCAAAATCTCCGCGCTCACGAATCTGGGAGCCCACGTCGAGACAATCCCTGGCCACAATGGCCATCTCAGCCTCCCCTCGGTCCTCTCCACACTAGCCGAGCGCAACATCCTCAGCCTCCTGCTCGAGTGCGGCTCCCACTTGAACGGCGCCTTCCTCCAGCAAAACCTGGTCGACAAAGCCGTCCTCCTCTACGCCGAGACCGAGCTAGGCGACCAGGCGATCCCCTTCGCCCAGGGCATAGGCTCCCCATACCTCTTTGAAGAGTCACTCCATCGCATCACCCGCGCTAACTACGGCACCGACGCCTGCGTGACCGGCTACCTCCACGACCCCTGGCCCATACTCCAGCCCAGGCCCTAG
- a CDS encoding riboflavin synthase: protein MFTGLIETTGKLLAITPTAGATRITIASPTLTARLNTGDSIAVNGVCLTALSIEPNAFPPRFSADLAAETIARTTLTHLRPDAILNLELPTPAGSPLGGHVVQGHVDGTATLISLTPITPNQPDTDWRLRIQLPDTLTRYVVPQGSITIEGISLTVASIVDNVVEAAIIPHTYAATSLHTLTPGAPLNIEVDVLSKYAERQHSAEKFTLTEKFLIANGY from the coding sequence ATGTTCACTGGCCTGATCGAAACCACCGGCAAGCTTCTAGCCATCACCCCAACCGCAGGAGCGACCCGCATCACCATCGCCTCGCCCACGCTCACCGCTCGCCTCAACACCGGCGACAGCATCGCAGTCAACGGCGTCTGCCTCACCGCCCTCAGTATCGAGCCGAACGCCTTCCCCCCGCGCTTCTCCGCCGACCTCGCTGCCGAGACCATCGCCCGCACCACCCTCACCCACCTGCGGCCCGACGCTATCCTCAACCTCGAGCTCCCCACACCAGCGGGCTCGCCGCTGGGAGGCCACGTCGTTCAGGGCCACGTCGACGGAACCGCGACCCTCATCTCCCTCACCCCCATCACGCCCAACCAGCCCGATACAGACTGGCGTCTCCGCATCCAGCTCCCCGACACTCTCACGCGCTACGTCGTCCCCCAGGGCTCCATCACCATTGAAGGCATCAGCCTCACCGTAGCCTCCATCGTGGACAACGTGGTAGAGGCGGCCATCATCCCTCACACCTACGCCGCCACCAGCCTCCACACCCTCACCCCCGGCGCCCCCCTCAACATCGAGGTAGACGTCCTGAGCAAGTACGCCGAACGCCAGCACTCCGCAGAAAAATTCACACTCACCGAGAAGTTCCTGATCGCCAACGGCTACTAG